Proteins encoded in a region of the Thermococcus stetteri genome:
- the ppsA gene encoding phosphoenolpyruvate synthase: MSEYRFIKWFEELGKEDVPLVGGKGANLGEMTNAGIPVPPGFCVTAEAYKYFVENVKLEDGKTLQEWIMEIISQTNVDDSKQLQENTAKIRQKIIELPMLPEIAEEIERAYKELSARFGKDAVYVAVRSSATAEDLPEASFAGQQETYLDVYGVDDVIGKVKKCWASLWTARATFYRAKQGFDHSKVYLSAVVQKMVNSEKSGVMFTANPVTNNRNEIMINASWGLGEAVVSGSVTPDEYIVEKGTWKIKEKFIAKKEVMVVRNPETGKGTVYVKVADYLGPEWVEKQVLTDEQIIEVAKMGAKIEEHYGWPQDIEWAYDKDDGKLYIVQSRPITTLKEETKAEEVEGTEEAEVILKGLGASPGIGAGRVVVIFDASEIDKVKEGDVLVTTMTDPDMVPAMKRASAIVTDEGGRTSHAAIVSRELGIPAVVGTKEATKKLKTGDYVTVDGTRGVVYKGIVKSLVEKKEEKAAGGAGQVVVAGAPLITATKVKVNVSMPEVAERAAATGADGVGLLRAEHMILSIGQHPIKFIKDGKFDELVEKLADGIRTVAAAFYPRPVWYRTLDAPTNEFKEMPGGEDEPDERNPMLGWRGIRRGLDQPELLKAEFTAIKKVVEEGYNNIGVMLPLVGHPEQIRKAKEIARSVGLEPHKDVEWGIMIEVPAAALIIEDLIKEGIDFVSFGTNDLTQYTLAIDRDNDRIAYLYDETHPAVLNLIKHVIKVAKKYGVETSICGQAGSDPKMAKILVRLGIDSISANPDAVELIRKTVAQEEQKILLEAARKKLFEEEDELEF, translated from the coding sequence ATGAGCGAATACAGGTTTATAAAGTGGTTTGAGGAGCTCGGCAAGGAAGACGTTCCCCTTGTCGGCGGAAAGGGTGCCAACCTCGGAGAAATGACCAACGCGGGGATCCCAGTTCCGCCCGGGTTCTGTGTAACTGCCGAGGCCTACAAGTACTTTGTTGAGAACGTCAAGCTTGAGGACGGTAAGACCCTCCAGGAGTGGATTATGGAGATCATCAGCCAGACCAACGTTGACGACTCCAAGCAGCTCCAGGAAAACACCGCCAAGATCAGGCAGAAGATCATCGAGCTCCCGATGCTCCCGGAGATAGCTGAGGAGATCGAGAGGGCCTACAAGGAGCTTAGCGCCCGCTTTGGTAAGGACGCCGTTTACGTCGCCGTCCGCTCATCCGCTACCGCCGAGGACCTCCCGGAGGCTTCCTTTGCAGGTCAGCAGGAGACCTACCTCGACGTCTACGGCGTTGACGACGTCATAGGCAAGGTCAAGAAGTGCTGGGCTTCACTCTGGACTGCCAGGGCCACCTTCTACAGGGCCAAGCAGGGCTTCGACCACAGCAAGGTCTACCTCAGCGCCGTCGTCCAGAAGATGGTCAACAGCGAGAAGAGCGGCGTCATGTTCACCGCCAACCCGGTCACAAACAACAGGAACGAGATCATGATCAACGCCAGCTGGGGCCTCGGTGAGGCTGTCGTCAGCGGCAGCGTCACTCCGGACGAGTACATCGTCGAGAAGGGCACCTGGAAGATCAAGGAGAAGTTCATCGCCAAGAAGGAAGTCATGGTCGTCCGCAACCCAGAGACTGGCAAGGGCACCGTCTACGTCAAGGTCGCCGACTACCTCGGTCCGGAGTGGGTTGAGAAGCAGGTTCTCACCGACGAGCAGATAATCGAGGTCGCTAAGATGGGTGCCAAGATCGAGGAGCACTACGGCTGGCCGCAGGACATCGAGTGGGCCTACGACAAGGACGACGGCAAGCTCTACATCGTCCAGAGCAGGCCGATCACCACCCTCAAGGAAGAGACCAAGGCCGAGGAGGTCGAGGGCACTGAGGAGGCCGAGGTCATCCTCAAGGGTCTCGGTGCCTCACCGGGCATCGGTGCCGGTAGGGTCGTCGTCATCTTCGACGCCAGCGAGATCGACAAGGTCAAGGAGGGCGACGTCCTCGTCACCACCATGACCGACCCGGACATGGTTCCGGCAATGAAGAGGGCTTCCGCCATCGTCACCGACGAGGGTGGAAGGACCAGCCACGCGGCCATCGTCAGCAGGGAGCTCGGCATTCCAGCCGTCGTCGGTACCAAGGAAGCCACCAAGAAGCTCAAGACCGGCGACTACGTCACCGTTGACGGAACCAGGGGTGTCGTCTACAAGGGCATAGTCAAGAGCCTCGTCGAGAAGAAGGAGGAGAAGGCCGCTGGAGGAGCTGGCCAGGTCGTCGTTGCTGGAGCTCCGCTCATCACCGCGACCAAGGTCAAGGTCAACGTCTCAATGCCCGAGGTTGCTGAGCGCGCAGCTGCCACCGGTGCCGACGGTGTCGGTCTCCTCAGGGCCGAGCACATGATCCTCAGCATCGGCCAGCACCCGATCAAGTTCATCAAGGATGGCAAGTTCGACGAGCTCGTCGAGAAGCTCGCCGACGGCATCAGGACTGTCGCAGCTGCCTTTTACCCGAGGCCTGTCTGGTACAGGACCCTCGACGCTCCGACCAATGAGTTCAAGGAGATGCCCGGTGGAGAGGACGAGCCGGACGAGAGGAACCCGATGCTCGGCTGGCGCGGAATAAGGAGAGGTCTCGACCAGCCGGAGCTCCTCAAGGCCGAGTTCACCGCCATCAAGAAGGTCGTCGAGGAGGGCTACAACAACATCGGCGTCATGCTCCCGCTCGTCGGCCACCCGGAGCAGATCAGGAAGGCCAAGGAGATAGCCCGCTCAGTCGGCCTTGAGCCGCACAAGGACGTCGAGTGGGGTATAATGATCGAGGTCCCGGCAGCGGCCCTCATCATCGAGGACCTCATCAAGGAGGGCATCGACTTCGTCAGCTTCGGCACCAACGACCTCACCCAGTACACCCTCGCCATCGACAGGGACAACGACAGAATAGCTTATCTCTACGACGAGACCCACCCGGCAGTGCTCAATCTCATCAAGCACGTCATCAAGGTCGCCAAGAAGTACGGCGTCGAGACCAGCATCTGCGGCCAGGCCGGAAGCGACCCGAAGATGGCCAAGATCCTCGTCAGGCTCGGCATCGACAGCATCTCAGCTAACCCAGATGCAGTCGAGCTCATCAGGAAGACCGTCGCCCAGGAGGAGCAGAAGATCCTCCTCGAGGCTGCCAGGAAGAAGCTCTTCGAGGAAGAGGACGAGCTCGAGTTCTGA
- a CDS encoding ArsR/SmtB family transcription factor, with amino-acid sequence MVRSIEELVALGEALSNPVRVRILKLLCQKEWYVYELAKELGISRQLLYLHLKKLEKAGLVESELRLEPDDSRAKKYYRAKQFRVVIDNETIKSLEE; translated from the coding sequence ATGGTGCGGAGCATTGAGGAACTCGTGGCCCTCGGAGAGGCCCTCAGCAATCCAGTGAGGGTTAGAATACTTAAACTCCTCTGCCAGAAGGAGTGGTACGTCTATGAGCTGGCCAAGGAGCTGGGCATCTCAAGGCAGCTCCTTTATCTCCACCTCAAGAAGCTCGAAAAGGCCGGCCTCGTTGAGAGCGAGCTCCGTCTTGAGCCCGACGACTCGAGGGCCAAGAAGTACTACCGCGCAAAGCAGTTTAGAGTGGTTATAGACAACGAAACGATAAAGAGCCTGGAGGAATGA
- a CDS encoding DUF2202 domain-containing protein, translated as MRKKILGIGFLVLALFGLVLGGAAAYMGVPGTNPEAPRAYQDYYAPLSDEEASGLLYTVEEEKLARDIYLTLYNETGLAVFERIAQSEQRHTDVVLSLIEKYNLTAPDTLDKVGVFENPELQALYDQLIEQGSQSTVDALKVGALIEETDIKDLEDWIAKTDNKDIARVYSNLMAGSENHLRAFVRNLEAEDVEYSAQVLPQEQLGKILAGETGHSGHGKMMAGENHSHMKHSDRMAKGHRGNMMKGYEHRKGAHEHGKSGNDGGHMLVRGYDNGDCSMQGEGA; from the coding sequence ATGAGAAAGAAAATATTGGGAATTGGTTTCCTGGTGCTGGCCCTGTTCGGGCTGGTGCTGGGGGGAGCAGCGGCCTACATGGGAGTGCCAGGAACTAACCCTGAGGCACCAAGGGCATACCAGGACTACTACGCTCCACTGAGCGACGAAGAGGCCAGCGGCCTGCTCTATACGGTCGAGGAGGAGAAGCTTGCGAGGGACATCTACCTAACGCTCTACAACGAAACTGGTCTCGCAGTCTTCGAGAGGATAGCCCAGAGCGAGCAAAGACACACGGATGTCGTGCTCTCGCTGATCGAGAAGTACAACCTGACCGCACCGGATACGCTCGACAAGGTTGGCGTCTTTGAGAACCCTGAGCTCCAGGCCCTCTACGACCAGCTGATCGAGCAGGGAAGTCAGAGCACCGTTGATGCACTCAAAGTTGGGGCACTTATAGAGGAAACTGACATCAAGGACCTTGAAGACTGGATCGCCAAGACCGACAACAAGGACATAGCAAGGGTTTACAGCAACCTCATGGCCGGAAGCGAGAACCACCTAAGGGCCTTTGTGAGGAACCTGGAGGCAGAGGACGTTGAGTACAGCGCCCAGGTGCTTCCCCAGGAGCAGCTTGGCAAGATATTGGCTGGAGAGACTGGCCACAGCGGACACGGTAAGATGATGGCGGGAGAAAACCACAGCCACATGAAGCACAGTGACAGGATGGCAAAAGGACATAGAGGAAATATGATGAAAGGTTACGAACACAGGAAAGGCGCCCACGAACATGGAAAAAGCGGCAACGATGGAGGGCACATGCTTGTGAGAGGCTACGATAACGGGGACTGCTCCATGCAGGGAGAGGGGGCCTGA
- a CDS encoding MATE family efflux transporter, protein MRGEKVEQMREQILTGPIVKTLILLAYPLIINQLVQVLYNLTDTFWLGKLGRLELSAPGTAWPLVWFFMSIGMGFATAGFAFVSQYVGARDYDKANRYAGALYSLMLLFATAVGISGVILAPYLLRLMGVSDTIFPYALLYTRVIFAGIPFSFTLFAFNFLLRAVGDTRTPVKINIGTVLLNLVLDPFFIFGWGPFPQLGVVGAAVATMLSNSLGSLIGGYLLFTGKVSIHLTPETLKPDFHFYSRIFRVGLPSSVGSSTTALGFVILTRVIFTVGRLYGEAHGILHFEDVAFATYSITNRLTNFMFAFSDGISMAMGTMVGQAIGAGLYERAKKIAEKTMLINFAILSAGTILFVLFRVPIFRFFINDPAIIAESRKVVLYFSASLPFFGIFSAVNNTFNSAGHTKKSMVIGMVRLWGIRLPLSYGLGVLMRDTAGMWLGMGLSNFLGAVIALAWFLRGSWMKAIIERH, encoded by the coding sequence ATGAGGGGCGAGAAAGTAGAGCAGATGCGCGAGCAGATACTCACCGGGCCGATAGTTAAGACGCTCATCCTGTTAGCGTACCCCCTAATCATAAACCAGCTCGTTCAGGTTCTCTACAACCTCACCGATACCTTCTGGCTCGGAAAGCTCGGGAGGCTTGAGCTCTCGGCTCCAGGAACGGCGTGGCCGCTCGTGTGGTTCTTCATGAGCATAGGCATGGGGTTTGCAACGGCGGGCTTCGCCTTCGTGAGCCAGTACGTTGGAGCTAGGGACTACGATAAGGCAAACCGCTATGCGGGCGCCCTCTATTCCCTCATGCTTCTCTTTGCCACGGCCGTTGGAATATCCGGCGTCATATTGGCCCCCTATCTCCTCCGCCTGATGGGCGTGAGCGATACCATCTTCCCATACGCGCTCCTCTACACGAGGGTTATCTTCGCGGGCATACCCTTCTCCTTCACGCTCTTCGCCTTCAACTTCCTCCTGAGGGCCGTTGGGGACACGAGGACGCCGGTTAAGATAAACATCGGCACCGTTCTACTTAACCTGGTCCTTGATCCATTCTTCATCTTCGGCTGGGGGCCGTTTCCCCAACTGGGTGTCGTCGGTGCGGCAGTCGCAACCATGCTCTCCAACAGCCTCGGTTCCCTCATCGGGGGCTACCTTCTCTTCACCGGAAAGGTGAGCATACACCTCACTCCCGAGACCCTCAAGCCGGATTTCCACTTCTATTCCAGAATCTTCCGCGTTGGCCTGCCCTCAAGCGTCGGCTCATCAACAACTGCCCTCGGTTTTGTGATCCTTACGAGGGTCATCTTCACCGTCGGACGGCTCTACGGGGAAGCCCACGGGATTCTGCACTTTGAAGACGTTGCCTTCGCGACCTACAGCATAACCAACAGGCTCACCAACTTCATGTTCGCCTTCTCCGACGGCATAAGCATGGCGATGGGTACCATGGTGGGCCAGGCCATCGGTGCCGGCCTCTACGAGAGGGCCAAGAAGATAGCTGAGAAGACGATGCTCATAAACTTCGCTATCCTGAGTGCTGGGACAATACTCTTCGTCCTATTCCGCGTTCCAATATTCAGGTTCTTCATCAACGACCCGGCGATAATAGCAGAGAGCAGAAAGGTTGTCCTCTACTTCTCCGCATCGCTCCCGTTCTTCGGAATATTCTCGGCCGTGAACAACACCTTCAACAGCGCCGGACATACGAAGAAGAGCATGGTCATTGGGATGGTTCGCCTCTGGGGCATAAGGCTCCCTCTCAGCTACGGCCTTGGAGTTCTGATGAGGGACACCGCTGGAATGTGGCTCGGAATGGGCCTCAGCAACTTCCTCGGAGCCGTTATAGCCCTCGCCTGGTTCCTCAGGGGGAGCTGGATGAAGGCTATAATCGAGAGGCACTGA
- a CDS encoding DUF4405 domain-containing protein produces MRVPRWFKPTLDLLLLFDFIIEALSGIALYIAPNGRIAREELWTFLGLDKEAWEGLHIYFGFAMVALVALHLIINFNPMLCMLRNIVTNRKERKVNWRATATLTALSVLFVGGGIIYALLRG; encoded by the coding sequence ATGAGAGTCCCGAGATGGTTTAAACCAACCCTCGACCTGCTCCTGCTCTTTGATTTTATCATCGAAGCCCTTTCGGGGATAGCCCTGTATATCGCCCCAAACGGAAGGATTGCGAGGGAGGAGCTATGGACTTTCCTGGGCCTCGACAAAGAAGCATGGGAAGGACTTCACATATACTTCGGCTTCGCCATGGTCGCGCTGGTGGCGCTCCACCTCATCATCAATTTCAACCCGATGCTGTGCATGCTGAGAAACATCGTCACAAACAGAAAGGAGCGGAAGGTAAACTGGAGGGCCACAGCTACCCTAACGGCTCTCTCAGTGCTCTTCGTTGGTGGGGGAATAATCTACGCCCTGCTGAGGGGATGA
- a CDS encoding DUF2202 domain-containing protein has product MKMGRKAIFGLVGLLVILVAVSGCISSSTPNENAGGSPHEDKGYGKGVKGEEDVSTLPVENLSPDEIEAILYMREEEKLARDVYLTLYKETGLTVFRNIEKSEETHMDMVLSLIEKYNLTDPVEGLEIGEFASPEMENLYNELVERGKTSELEALKVGAYIEELDIKDLDEWLEKVDNQDIRVVFENLRKGSKNHLRAFVNNIEKNGEEYRPAILSEEEYSEIVGPN; this is encoded by the coding sequence ATGAAGATGGGAAGGAAAGCGATCTTTGGGCTGGTCGGCCTTTTGGTTATTCTCGTTGCAGTGAGTGGGTGCATATCGAGCAGCACTCCAAATGAGAATGCCGGTGGAAGCCCCCATGAGGACAAGGGCTACGGCAAGGGAGTGAAGGGAGAAGAGGACGTCTCAACACTGCCTGTCGAGAACCTTAGCCCGGATGAGATAGAGGCAATCCTCTACATGCGAGAGGAAGAGAAGCTCGCGAGGGACGTTTACCTTACGCTCTACAAAGAGACGGGATTGACGGTGTTCAGAAACATAGAGAAGAGTGAAGAGACCCACATGGACATGGTGCTATCTTTAATTGAAAAATACAACCTCACCGACCCTGTTGAGGGACTAGAAATTGGAGAATTCGCGAGTCCTGAAATGGAAAACCTCTACAACGAGCTCGTTGAGAGGGGGAAGACCAGCGAGCTAGAGGCTCTGAAGGTCGGAGCTTACATAGAGGAGCTGGACATAAAAGATCTCGACGAATGGCTCGAAAAGGTGGACAACCAGGACATAAGGGTGGTCTTTGAAAACTTAAGGAAGGGAAGCAAGAACCACCTCCGCGCCTTTGTGAACAACATTGAGAAGAACGGGGAGGAGTACAGGCCGGCGATACTCAGCGAGGAGGAGTATTCGGAGATAGTCGGTCCCAACTAA